The genome window TGTTGTACTCGGTGGCCCAGTCGTAACCGGTGTTGCCCACACCGCCCTTGCCCGTGGTGTCGACCGGGTTTTCGGTGCCGCCCGCGAGAATCGAACCGACGTGGGCGTCGACCAGTATTTTTCGCATGCATTCGGGATTCGGCAGGTTGAATCCGTTGTTGCCGCACGTCGTGCCGTTCGAGTCGGTCAGCGTGGTGACCAACTGCTGGTCCATCTGGCCGACCTTCTCGGGCAGCGTCATCGCGCGAAGCAACGCCTCCACCCGCGCCGGCACCGGCCGATGGCTGTCGAGCCAGGGCGTGACGGCGGGATCGGCACTGCTACTGGCGGTGAACGCGGGAACCGCGAGAAGGACCGCCGCCGCGAACACCGTGACGGTGGCGCGGGTACTGCGTCTGTGGTTGCGGAACACCTGACCTCCTTCAGCCGTGGTCGGCGCGGACCGGCCGCATTTGGCGCGAGCGCACGGTAGGACGTCCGGCCAGGACTGTAAAGCGCCGAACGCACACCACGCGGCGGCAGCGGTTCGACCATCCGGGTGGCGGTCCAGTCCTGAGCTAACCCACCCCGGCACGCCGAGCGTGCTGCGGACGGCACCACGCGGCTCGGATGCCGCACCCGAAGGAGGACACAGGATGCAGTCATCGATCAGCAGGGCCGCCGTTGTCGCGGCAAGCAGACGTGCGGCCAGAACGATGGCGATCGTCGGCGTCGCGGTCGGGTTGGCGATCCCCCTGGCCGGCACGGCCCACGCAACCGCAGCACGGGACGGCCACTGCGACGACGGGGAGTTCTGCCTGTACTGGGACCCGGTGGGCGCGGACGACGGCGGATCGGTGTCGGACTTCGCCGTCGGCGACATCCCCAACCTCGGTCCGACCCAGCCGACGTGCTACGAGTTCCGCGGCGACGGAGTCGGCGAGGGCGAATGCGTCTGGCGCCTCGCGGACTCGGCGTGGAACCGGACGGACCGCAACGTCCGGGTGTTCACCAACGTCGATTACAAAAACACCTCGGACCTGTTCCTCGCCAACAGGCAGCGGACGAACCTGAACCTCGCGTTCAGGCGGAACGAGTCCATCGACTTTCTCTGACTCGGCATGGCCGCGCTTCTCGGCACATCTTTCCACGCGCCGATGGAATCACGAGCTCGCCGAAGTGTTCCGGCACGAGCGGATACGGAGTGATCCGCTACCAGGTGTGTTTCCGCTACAACTGCGACAGCAACAGCTGCCATGTTCTCGGCTACCTGGGCTTGATCAACACGGCGACGACCGCGCGGACCGTGGCGTGGGACATGGACTACCGGCTGCAAACCACCGGAACGCTCAAGCACGATGACGTCGGCTTCCCGACTCTCGCCGCCGGAGAACAGCGGACGATCTATTCCGGCAACCCGCAGGTGTCCTCGATTTGCGGAGGTCACGTGCAGTGGGTCCACTATCTGGTGGTCAAATACGGCAGCGCCGACTGGAGTCCGCAGATATCCACGCTCGACACTCTGTTCTGCGCGTAGTCGGTCAGGCGCGTCGCCAGGCCGGAGCCGCTGGAACTCCTCCTCCGAGATCGGGAGCGTGTACTCGAGCAGCATTTCCCTGGTCGGCCGCCAGCCGTCCGGTGTCGTGGCTCCGGCCGCGGAACGCCGAGGTCGTCGGGCGGCTCGTCGGCCGATCCTTTGCGACGATGCCCGCAAGGCCGCCCCCTGCGAACCCGTCCCGCCGATCGGACCTCAGTGATCACCCGATCTTGGCACACTGATCACATGACACGGTTGACCGCCGAACTCGTCGTCGAGGGTCGCGTCCCGCAGACACCGGCGCTCGCCCCGGACGGGCATCGGCTCTGCTACGTTCTCGCCCCCATCAGCCGAATCGGTGACCACCTCGACACCGCACTCTGGCTCGCCGACATCGACGGCGACGAGGTGTGGAGCCGGGTGACCGCCGACACCGCGACGGAGTCCCGGCCCCGCTGGTCCGCGGACTCGCGCACGCTGTACTTCCTGTCCGACCGCGCCGAGCGGGGCACTCCGCAGCTGCACCGGTTCACCCCCACCGACGGCGTCGTGAGCGCGGTGACCAGCTGGCGCGCCGGCATCATCGACCACCTGCCGCTCGCCGATCCCCACCTGATCGCTCTGCTCGCCGACGACGAGCCCACCGAGCAGGACCTGCGGCGCGCCGAGGACCGTGACGACGCCATCGTCGTCGGCGAACGCGAGCCCCGGGCCCGGCTGCGCCTGCTCGACGTGCGCACCGGCCACGTCAGCACCCCTAGCGTGTTCGACGGCCGGCACGTCGTGGAACTGCGGCAACGACCCGACGGCGGTCCGCTCGCCGTGCTCACCCGGGCCGGCGCCGACAAGGACTACGGCCCCCGCACCGGCCGGCTGCACCTGTTCGACCCCGCCACGGGGACCGCGGAAGACCTCGGGCCGGTCGAGGTCGACGCACAATCCCTGGCGTGGTGGCCGGGCGAGGACGGGTGGCACCTCGGGTACATCGCCCTCACCCCGCCGGTGCTCCACGCCGGCACCGCCGTGTTCGACCTGGCCATGAGCAGCCGGGTCCGCCGCAATCGCACCGCCGGCTTGCCGATGTGCCCCGCCGAACTGTGCCAGACCGGCGCCGCCCCGCTGGTGGTCTTCCTCAACGGCCTCGACACGACACTGGCCCGGCTCGACCCCGACGGTCCCACGCCACTGTCGCAGCACCCCGGCCACCTCGACGCCCTCGCCACCACTCCGGAAGGCACGACGATCGCGGCACTGACGGGTAGCCGGTACCAACCCACGAACGTTCACATCGGGTCACCGGCCGGACCGCTGCGGAAGATCACGGACACCCGCCCCGAACTGGACGGCATCGTGTTCGGTACCCAGCGACCGCTGGCCTATCGAGCCGCCGACGGCCTCGAGCTGGACGGTCTGCTCGTGCTGCCGGCCGGGAAATCCGCCTCGGACGGCCCGTTCCCCCTCGTCACGATCGTGCACGGCGGCCCCGACGACCGGTACGCCGATCGCCTCCAGTTGTTCTCGTTCCCCGGTGCACGGGCACAGTGGCTGGCCACCGCCGGATACGCCGTGTTCCTGCCCAACCCTCGCGGCGGCCAGGGCCACGGTCACGAGTTCGCGGCGAGCGTCGCGGGCCGGGTCGGCCGGGAGGAGTGGACCGACATCGTGGCCGGCATCGACCTGCTCGTCGCCGAGGGCATCGCCGACCCCGACCGGCTGGGCATCGCCGGGGGGAGCCACGGCGGGTTCATGGCCGCCTGGGCGATCGGGCAGACGAACCGGTTCCGCGCCGCGCTGGTCGACGCGGGCATCACCGACTGGGGGATGCTCGCCGCGACCGGGGAGCACGGCCGGCTCGACGGCGCGCTCAGCGGCAGCATCGGGTGGGAGGGGACCGGCCCACACCCGCACGACGCCGTCAGCCCGATCTCGTTCGCCGGCCGCATCCGCACCCCGGTGCTCATCCTGCACGGCGCCGAGGACACCAACGTCCCGCTCGGCCAAGCCGTGTACTTCCACCGGGCGCTGCGCCATTTCGGCGCCGAGCACGAATTCGTGATCTACCCCAGGGAGGGCCACTCGATCCGGGAACGCAACCACCAGCTCGACGTCCTGCGTCGCACCCGCGCCTGGTTCGACCGCTGGCTCCAGCCCTGACCGGGGTTGTTTATGTCACCCCGGCACGGGTAGGCCATCCGATCGAAGCTTCCGGGATGACCCCGGACACCTAGGCGAGAGCGAGTCCGGCCTGTTCGCTTACCGAAAGGAAGGTCGACAATGCTGTCACTGCGCGCCCGTCACCGCCTGCGAGGCGAGCTCTGGATCGTTCCCCTGCTCTGCGTGCTCGCGGCGATCGCGCTGTCCGTGGTCACCGTGGCGATCGACCGGGCCTTCGGCGACCGCCTGATCCCGGCCGGGATCACCGGCAAGCCGGATTCGGTGTCCACCATCCTCAGCACGATCGCGTCGGCCATGGTCACCCTGACCACGCTCGTGCTGACCATCACCACGGTGGCCGTGCAGCTCGCCATGGGCCAGTTCTCGCCGCGGATCGTGCGAGCCCTGCTGCAGGACCGGGCCAGCCAATTCGCCTACGGGCTGTTCGCCTCGACCTTCACCTTCGCCATCCTGGCGTTGCGCGAGCTGGACACCCAGGGTGGCGGCACCGTGCCCGGCCTGACGGTCCTGGTGGCCTACCTGCTCATGCTGGCCAGCATCGTCACCCTGTTCGTCTACATGCACCACTCCGGGAACTCGTTGCGCGCCGCCGGCCTGATCGACCTGGTCGGCGACCACCTCCACGAGCAGATCGACCGGCTCTACGCCGCCGACGACCCCGCACCCACGTCGCGCGACGTCGTCGTCTGCCCCGAATCCGGGATCGTGGTCGACCTGGACCGCCCCGCTCTGGTCGCCGCCGCTCGCGACCCCGATTGTGTGCTCGAACTGGTTCCCATGATGGGTGACTTCGTGCCCGCCGATGCGCCGCTGTTCCGGATTCGCGGGGACGCTGCCCGGCTCGATCACGCGCAGCTCGCCGGGTTCGTCGTCCTGGCCGCCGAACGCACGCACGGCGACGATCCCGCCTACGGCTTCCGCAAGCTCGTCGACATCGCCGAACGCGGCATCGCCCAGCCGTTCACCGACCCCACCACGACCGTCATGGTCATCCACCGCCTGCACGACGGCCTCCGCCAGCTCGCCACCCGGCGCTTCCCGACCGGACGGCACCACGACGCCGACGGCGACGTCCGGCTCATCGAGCGCGTCCTCGGCTGGGACGGCTACGTGCGGCTCGCCTTCGACGAGCTCCGGCTCGCCGGCCCCGCCTCACCGCAGATCCCACGCCGGCTCTTCGCCGCGCTGCACGACCTCAAGGCCGTCGCGCCACCGGACCGGCATCCCCCGCTCGACCGGCAACTGGACCTCCTCACCGCCGCGGTCGAGCACCAGTACGACGACGGGCCCGATCGGCAGGCCGCGCTCGTGCCCGACCAACAGGGTGTCGGGTCCGGAGCCGACCTCGGCGGCGGAAGCCCGCCTGGGTCGCCACGCTGAACACCGCTCCGCCGGGGCCGGTTCGACGAGGCCCGGTCGGTGAGCAGCACGGTGCCCGGCACGTCAGACCCGGCTTGCAGGGTGGCGTTGA of Amycolatopsis solani contains these proteins:
- a CDS encoding S9 family peptidase, producing MTRLTAELVVEGRVPQTPALAPDGHRLCYVLAPISRIGDHLDTALWLADIDGDEVWSRVTADTATESRPRWSADSRTLYFLSDRAERGTPQLHRFTPTDGVVSAVTSWRAGIIDHLPLADPHLIALLADDEPTEQDLRRAEDRDDAIVVGEREPRARLRLLDVRTGHVSTPSVFDGRHVVELRQRPDGGPLAVLTRAGADKDYGPRTGRLHLFDPATGTAEDLGPVEVDAQSLAWWPGEDGWHLGYIALTPPVLHAGTAVFDLAMSSRVRRNRTAGLPMCPAELCQTGAAPLVVFLNGLDTTLARLDPDGPTPLSQHPGHLDALATTPEGTTIAALTGSRYQPTNVHIGSPAGPLRKITDTRPELDGIVFGTQRPLAYRAADGLELDGLLVLPAGKSASDGPFPLVTIVHGGPDDRYADRLQLFSFPGARAQWLATAGYAVFLPNPRGGQGHGHEFAASVAGRVGREEWTDIVAGIDLLVAEGIADPDRLGIAGGSHGGFMAAWAIGQTNRFRAALVDAGITDWGMLAATGEHGRLDGALSGSIGWEGTGPHPHDAVSPISFAGRIRTPVLILHGAEDTNVPLGQAVYFHRALRHFGAEHEFVIYPREGHSIRERNHQLDVLRRTRAWFDRWLQP
- a CDS encoding DUF2254 domain-containing protein, producing MLSLRARHRLRGELWIVPLLCVLAAIALSVVTVAIDRAFGDRLIPAGITGKPDSVSTILSTIASAMVTLTTLVLTITTVAVQLAMGQFSPRIVRALLQDRASQFAYGLFASTFTFAILALRELDTQGGGTVPGLTVLVAYLLMLASIVTLFVYMHHSGNSLRAAGLIDLVGDHLHEQIDRLYAADDPAPTSRDVVVCPESGIVVDLDRPALVAAARDPDCVLELVPMMGDFVPADAPLFRIRGDAARLDHAQLAGFVVLAAERTHGDDPAYGFRKLVDIAERGIAQPFTDPTTTVMVIHRLHDGLRQLATRRFPTGRHHDADGDVRLIERVLGWDGYVRLAFDELRLAGPASPQIPRRLFAALHDLKAVAPPDRHPPLDRQLDLLTAAVEHQYDDGPDRQAALVPDQQGVGSGADLGGGSPPGSPR
- a CDS encoding peptidase inhibitor family I36 protein; protein product: MAIVGVAVGLAIPLAGTAHATAARDGHCDDGEFCLYWDPVGADDGGSVSDFAVGDIPNLGPTQPTCYEFRGDGVGEGECVWRLADSAWNRTDRNVRVFTNVDYKNTSDLFLANRQRTNLNLAFRRNESIDFL